tttattttttagttgagttttttttttctttacGTGTATTTTCGGATGTTGAGTGTGTGAGAATGTATACATGCAAGTACGACATGTACAAATTACATTGGAGTACGGAAATTTTACTCTAATATATTTATTCTACCTATTACAAAAAGTGCATTTTTTTGTGCTAATTGTGTTgaattttttattattattttctttATTCTTTGAGGGTAATACCAATGCTAATTCTTTTGTGCTATTTTTTGCTAATTAAATACATTTTTTTATTATTATGTGTATGTATGCATTAAAGTACTATACAATATGTGTGTAAATTATACTAGACTGCTAAAGTTGCATTATTATATATGTATTCGCTGCATATTATAAAATAGTGCAATTTCACTGCAAAGTTGTGTGAaagttttttctttattttttttcttcttaagAGTAATACCAACGTCGCTAATTTATTCTCTCTTAGAAAACTTTATTTGTTTTATTATGTTTAGTTTTTAATTCATTTCCTGTTTTTAAGGACAATACCAATGCCACTTATTTGTTCCTTGTTTAAAAACTTTTTTATTTAAAATTCACTATTATATGTTTATTGTTACATAATTAAAAAGCTGCAATTTATGTGTAAATTGTGTGCAAATTGTATCATTATTATTTTTGAATtcctttcttcttaaagggtggTACCAATGTCACTATACTTCATTTCTTCTTAGAATGTTTTTTGTGTGTTTGTAAGTAAGTATACACGCAAGTATGATACACCATGTGTGTAAGTTATAGTAGAGAGCAAAAATTGCACTGTATATGCTTGTTTTTGGCATATTACAAAAGTGCAATTTCAAGGCATAATTGTCTGCAAGTTATGTtttaattttctttcttcttaaagggtttcttcccctagaaaacttcattattttgtttcggtctttgtttttatattttctttCTTCGGTCTTTGTTTTTATAtgttctttcttcttaaagggtttcattcttgcatagaaaacttcattattattttagttttagctTTTGTATTTTGTTTTCTTAAAAGGTTTCATTCTTCCATAGAAAACGTcattattttgtttttgtttttgtttttattttctttcttcttaaagagTTTCATTCTTCCctagaaaacttcattattttgtttttgttgttgttttttattttctttcttcttgcAGGGTTTCAATCTTCCATTAAAAATTtcatttattttgtttcttttttctttcttcttaaagggttttATCCTTCCCTAGAAAAAATTAGTATTTTGTTTTcattttaattttatttttagttcatTTTATTTCTTTAACGGTAATACTTGATTGTTGCATATTATAAGAAAGCGCAATTTCTATGTAAATTCTGTGCAAATTTTGCCATTACTTGTTCTTATTGCATTCTTAAAGGGTACTGTCAATGTTCTGAattttttaattttctttcttctttaagGGTAATATTAAATGCCAATGATTCATTTTAGCTTAGAAGACTTCAttattatgattttttttctatttttttttctttcttctttaagGGCATTATCAACTCCACTAATTCATTTCTTCTGAGAAAACATATTTTTTGCAATAGTTCCACTAACATATgtttattcttgcatattatgAAAAAAAAATTATGTACATATTGTGTGCAACTTTTATCATTGTTTATTTTGTTTCTGAGAGGGTGATGGTGGGGGGTGTACGGTTGATGGTGTAGGAGTGCAACTTGCTTGAGGTTAGGCAAGGCTAATCCATCaatcatagtactccttggttcAACGACAAAAGCAGGCACACAAAGCAGCATCCAAGAATACAATTACTATGTACCACAAAATAGTTTGGATGAAAAGGAGGGCGATTGGACGAAAGGACGTATGTATCACACGTCCATGCAGAACGCATCATGCGTAGATGCATATCATGCACGTGTGTGAAATGTATGCATACATAGCGAATCGGGTTGGAATGGGCTGGCTACCAAACACAAGTGTTGTTTGTCGACTGATCAAAAAATAAGAATCAGTCGACTTATGATTAAATCATATACGTTCTATAGCTTGTCAAGTAGAAAATGCGATTTTAGGCGATGTCATGACGGCGTGTGGTCTCAATTCACCTTGACAAGGTatgaagtactccctccatttcaaaaTAAATGTCATGGTTTGAGTTGAAACGGAGGGAGGGAGTACTCGCTATGGAGCATCAATTTGCTCGCACCACCCAACCATGTAAAACCACGTCATGTTTTAACACTCCAGTTAACGTGCACTCGACGTGGTGCAGACAGTCTACCCGTCCTAGCAGACCAAACCGGCGGCACACGGGCACACGCACGACGTGCACACTTTTTTACATAGTACGTCAACGGCGTGCCAGTGCCAAGTCGCGCACCAGCTCGGCCACCAGCGCATCCATCACCAGCCCCTCCAACGCCGCGCCGAcctcccgctcctcctcgccggcgcgCACCCACCGCCGTCCCCGGTCCATGTCCGCCAGCGCCGCCTCCCCGGCGAACAGCACGTCCTCCGCGCCCCACCGCGTGCCGGCACCTTGCACCCAATCCTGTGCCGCACGCACCAGCGCCGACTCGTCGTCCGACGGCCTCACCGCGGAGACCACCGGCCCTGCCTCCGACGCACGGCGCCGGTCGAGCCCCTCCGCGAAGAAGTCCAGGAGCAGCCGTTCCGTGGCACCCGAAGTAACTGCCgtgccgtcgtcgtcgtcgtctttGAGGAGGCGCGCGAGGAGGCGCCGGGGCACGTCAGGCTCGCGCTCTGCATCACGATCGGCGCTCCGGCACCGTGGTGACCACGTCGTCGCCGCGCCGTGGTCGGCGCTGGTGCTGCTGCAGTTGCTCGTCTGGGTGTGCGTGTCGTCAGATTCCGCAGACTGGCGATCAGATTCGGTGCCGAACTGCGCCTCGAGATCCACGGGGCCCACCGCCTGCGCCAGGCCGTCGAGCCGTCGGATCTTGTGCAGCAGCAGCAGTTCCTGCGCCTGCGCCTTGTTCGACCCTGCAGTCAGTCCCATGCATCGACGAGGTTAATTAAATCAACGTACGGCTGTGAATTGTTAATAACACTACTAGATCCATGAAAATTACAGTGCTCGCTCTTGATGGTTGACCTAGTGCTGCTCGTTCTACGACTCTCCAGGTTACGAAAAACTAATTTACTGCATACGATGCGTTGAGTATGTGTATACTCGATCTGATCGACACGACTCGACAGGCGTCACGATCACATGCGGCGGCCTAGACTCCGCTGCTCATCGTAGCATGCATGGCGGCAAGGGTCAATTCATGGGAGGTCTCTAGCCGGCACGCCGAACGGGGAGAGCTCTTCCCGTTCCCGTTTCACAACGCGGCTGCCTGTGGTCCAGTCCAATGGGCAACGGCGACTACTGAACGGTTTCGATGGAGCTCTGGAGTCTGGACCGTGTGTGGATCTGGAGGTTGAAGATTCAGCTGAGGCGGCTTTAATGCCCATAGTGTCGTGTCCGAGCAAGGGGCGTGAAGAGCACGGTGCCGACTCCGGCGTGGCACGCTATCCAACATTGATCGACCACGTACGGCACCGATGAATTAACCATTTCTTTTCCCTTTTTCAGCGTTATAAATTGCAGGGAAACTTAACCAACTCATACTACTTTCATTTTAGTTAGATGCTCGTCATGTAGTCGTAGTAATCTGGGAGAAGAGAAGGCTTACGTAACGTACGTTCGGGATCGTCGGGGAGGCAGTGCTGGAAGGAGGTAGCGGGCGAGCAGGTGCCGGCGTCGCTCGTTTCGTCGTCGTCATGGAAGGGGAAGTCCATGACGGAGACGGGGCTCAGCTGCTGCTTCTCCTCCTCCGTCGACCCCACGGCATCGCCACCATCGGCTTGCTGCTCCTGCAACGCACACACAGAATAGGTTAATTTACCATCGCGATCATTTTAACCACTTACTCCCTCTCTTCACTTTTGTAAGACCGTTTAAGACAACATCGAAAACAATTCAAATTGAGCTGTCTAAAACAGTCTTATAAAaatgaacagagggagtatataacACAGGGAAGTAGAGCAACCAAAAAGGACATGCCAAACACAAAGGGCCACACTGTCAATCGAAAACCAACCCGACCCATTTGGGATCGGCTCCTGGATCTACATACAGTATTTTCTGACGGGAAACGTGCTCCACATGACAGGGATGGAACCGAAAGATCGAGGAGCGTCGCGTTGCAAATGTCAGATACATAGATAGATACTTGTCCTCTTTGCTGCTGACAACCTAACCTC
This genomic window from Aegilops tauschii subsp. strangulata cultivar AL8/78 chromosome 4, Aet v6.0, whole genome shotgun sequence contains:
- the LOC109742282 gene encoding uncharacterized protein isoform X2, yielding MGAAAPLTLRDFLEMACESSCSDGFRSYPRRLLPCPVSHSDDATQEKLKAETAPVRLLIEADLRRSPSRTLSSILFPRSPRSLAAISRLSRTLSRRLVFWRRHPGDDDGSERDSLGLPSPVVSSCSASEHAESDAEAPGPPPVDAAEEKPASKPSPSSSSGSVDADDGHAAAGAKHKEQQADGGDAVGSTEEEKQQLSPVSVMDFPFHDDDETSDAGTCSPATSFQHCLPDDPERSNKAQAQELLLLHKIRRLDGLAQAVGPVDLEAQFGTESDRQSAESDDTHTQTSNCSSTSADHGAATTWSPRCRSADRDAEREPDVPRRLLARLLKDDDDDGTAVTSGATERLLLDFFAEGLDRRRASEAGPVVSAVRPSDDESALVRAAQDWVQGAGTRWGAEDVLFAGEAALADMDRGRRWVRAGEEEREVGAALEGLVMDALVAELVRDLALARR
- the LOC109742282 gene encoding uncharacterized protein isoform X1, with translation MGAAAPLTLRDFLEMACESSCSDGFRSYPRRLLPCPVSHSDDATQEKLKAETAPVRLLIEADLRRSPSRTLSSILFPRSPRSLAAISRLSRTLSRRLVFWRRHPGDDDGSERDSLGLPSPVVSSCSASEHAESDAEAPGPPPVDAAEEKPASKPSPSSSSGSVDADDGHAAAGAKHKEQQADGGDAVGSTEEEKQQLSPVSVMDFPFHDDDETSDAGTCSPATSFQHCLPDDPERTLRSNKAQAQELLLLHKIRRLDGLAQAVGPVDLEAQFGTESDRQSAESDDTHTQTSNCSSTSADHGAATTWSPRCRSADRDAEREPDVPRRLLARLLKDDDDDGTAVTSGATERLLLDFFAEGLDRRRASEAGPVVSAVRPSDDESALVRAAQDWVQGAGTRWGAEDVLFAGEAALADMDRGRRWVRAGEEEREVGAALEGLVMDALVAELVRDLALARR